A genomic stretch from Chryseobacterium sp. SNU WT5 includes:
- a CDS encoding mechanosensitive ion channel family protein, with protein sequence MNKELADTKDFLVNISDYIHYFVRANVADSWVLIVQILLKFIFFIGVIFVVDFLFKLLINTVFKLFFDKEKYPILKSVYVSKITNSISHINALLFGSYALFSVFRRHPRSHEFLERMIGLFIVLVVAQMLLRGVTAFRNYFVIKKDYYKIIALNAVSQTINIFGIFVCSVIAISVLFGISSSTILGSLGAITAVLVLVFRDTILGFVTGIHVATSKNLKVGDWIGIPKYNLEGTIVDLNLLTTKIENFDKTISTIPTYDFLTTEIKNLQVMSESNTRRIKRSLIFNIKSFKFLDDDMIEHLSKINLIKEYLSGMKSEISKERNPVENGDLKLNGRQLTNIGVFRMYALNYLKTNKHIDQNGTLMVRQLENTPHGMPLEIYCFTNDSAWENYEVIMADIFDHLLVASKEFDLEIMQFNKI encoded by the coding sequence ATGAATAAAGAACTTGCAGACACTAAAGATTTTCTGGTCAACATAAGTGATTATATTCACTATTTTGTTAGGGCTAACGTCGCGGATAGTTGGGTCTTAATAGTCCAGATCCTGTTGAAATTTATCTTTTTTATAGGGGTTATTTTCGTAGTTGATTTCTTATTTAAGTTATTAATTAACACGGTTTTTAAACTATTTTTCGATAAAGAGAAATACCCGATTTTGAAATCGGTTTATGTTTCGAAAATAACCAACTCTATATCGCATATTAATGCGCTGCTATTCGGTAGCTACGCACTCTTTTCCGTCTTTAGAAGGCATCCACGAAGCCATGAATTTTTAGAAAGAATGATTGGTTTGTTCATTGTTTTAGTTGTGGCTCAAATGCTTCTGCGTGGAGTAACTGCTTTCAGGAATTACTTTGTTATCAAAAAAGATTATTATAAGATTATTGCGCTTAATGCGGTTTCACAGACCATTAATATTTTTGGAATTTTTGTTTGTTCTGTGATTGCGATTAGTGTATTGTTTGGAATCAGCAGCTCTACCATTCTTGGTAGTTTAGGAGCAATTACGGCAGTTTTAGTCTTGGTGTTTAGGGATACCATTCTTGGTTTTGTGACAGGAATCCACGTTGCAACTTCAAAGAATTTAAAAGTGGGTGATTGGATCGGGATTCCCAAGTATAATCTTGAAGGAACGATTGTGGATCTCAATCTTTTAACAACAAAGATTGAGAATTTTGATAAAACCATTTCAACAATTCCGACTTATGATTTTTTAACCACTGAGATTAAAAATCTTCAGGTGATGTCGGAAAGTAACACCCGGCGGATTAAAAGATCGCTTATTTTTAATATTAAATCTTTTAAATTTTTGGATGATGATATGATTGAGCATCTTTCTAAAATTAATTTGATTAAAGAGTATTTGAGCGGGATGAAGTCTGAAATCAGTAAGGAAAGAAATCCTGTGGAAAATGGTGATCTTAAACTCAATGGAAGACAATTAACAAATATCGGGGTTTTCCGAATGTATGCTTTAAACTATCTTAAAACCAATAAACATATTGATCAAAACGGAACTTTGATGGTTCGCCAACTTGAAAATACACCGCATGGGATGCCTTTAGAAATTTATTGTTTTACCAATGACTCGGCATGGGAAAATTATGAAGTGATCATGGCAGATATATTTGATCACCTTCTGGTAGCCTCCAAAGAATTTGATCTGGAAATCATGCAGTTCAATAAAATTTAG
- a CDS encoding NAD-dependent epimerase/dehydratase family protein: protein MVLVTGATGILGRVIVLELLKQGKEVRVTKRPSSDIQEVLKSYRFYTDQPEMFFNKINWVDVDFEDSDSIDAALRQVTEVYHCAAHVSFHPDDRRSMYHTNIEGTRQLLFSSQNSAVQKFCFISSTAVLDGMNEKGEISEDSDYNSKVNHSPYARSKHFAEMEVWRASAEGLNTIILNPGVIIGSGNWYSSSGEIFHAFSKYPYAMSGSTAYVDVRDVGKIAISLMEKNRFGERYVLISESKKILEVANFVRGKLGKSKAKVISKNFLTIGYGLHILFGWLIPPLRMLNKVNLETVTSHPVISNQKIRQELDYQFIPVFESLDFHLKNYISDHNKL from the coding sequence ATGGTTTTAGTCACAGGTGCAACTGGAATTCTCGGTAGAGTTATTGTTTTAGAATTGCTGAAGCAAGGAAAAGAAGTGCGTGTAACAAAGAGACCATCAAGTGACATACAGGAGGTTCTGAAATCATATCGTTTCTATACCGATCAACCAGAAATGTTTTTCAATAAGATAAATTGGGTTGATGTGGATTTTGAAGATAGTGATTCAATCGATGCCGCGCTCCGTCAAGTTACAGAGGTCTACCATTGTGCAGCTCATGTAAGTTTTCATCCAGATGATCGACGTTCGATGTATCATACCAATATTGAAGGAACCCGCCAGCTCTTATTCTCCTCTCAAAATTCCGCTGTTCAAAAGTTTTGCTTTATAAGTTCTACCGCGGTTTTAGATGGTATGAATGAAAAAGGTGAAATTTCCGAAGATTCAGATTATAATTCGAAAGTTAATCATTCCCCTTATGCAAGATCGAAACATTTTGCTGAAATGGAAGTTTGGCGAGCCTCAGCGGAAGGATTAAATACTATCATCCTCAATCCAGGTGTTATCATTGGGAGTGGAAATTGGTATTCCAGCAGTGGAGAAATATTTCATGCATTTTCCAAATATCCTTATGCGATGAGTGGGAGCACCGCCTATGTTGATGTAAGAGACGTGGGCAAAATTGCGATCTCTTTAATGGAGAAAAATCGGTTTGGAGAAAGATATGTACTAATTTCAGAATCAAAGAAAATTTTAGAAGTTGCTAATTTCGTTCGTGGGAAACTGGGAAAATCAAAAGCGAAAGTGATATCAAAAAATTTTTTGACTATTGGTTACGGGTTACATATTTTATTTGGTTGGCTTATTCCACCATTGAGAATGCTGAACAAAGTCAATTTAGAAACAGTAACTTCCCATCCAGTTATTTCGAATCAAAAAATAAGACAAGAACTAGACTATCAATTTATACCTGTTTTTGAAAGTCTTGATTTTCATCTAAAGAATTATATCTCAGATCACAATAAACTATGA
- a CDS encoding AMP-dependent synthetase/ligase produces MNIAEFLNTNTAKFPSKPAIGFKKKEKWTEISWSDFRRSVFKTANALRDAGINEHDKVAIYSDNSAEWIVMDLAILSLGAVTVPIYSTNNEEQAEYILNESECKIILVGNQEQYDAAFEILNRNQILQKVLVAKKSIWIKKENSAYLEDFIKKSNEDLQIVEKRDSDLATIIYTSGTTGVPKGVMLSHGNFHKSVEAHFNFFKFKNFEQETSMAFLPLTHIFERSWTLLALYGGAKVYFLENTKLIASALAEVKPTVMCAVPRFYQKIYAGVHEMANNSSASKKKIFNWAIKTGTEVAELRRLNKNIPSSLNLKNKIANLMVFNKIKKKMGGKLWFMPCGGASVSAEVTQFFEALGIHITVGYGLTETTATLTAFPFHHFVHGSAGIPFGDTEIKIGENDEILAKGSGIMKGYYKKPSETAEVFTADGWFRTGDAGKFDEAGNLVITDRIKDLMKTSNGKYITPQPIENLLSNNNFINQVMIIAEGKPYVTALIIPNFEALQEQLEKKNIPFTSWEEIVETDSVKEFYREKIDEIQKGLSGFEKVKKFTIMPAEFEINSGEITPTLKVKRNVVLKKYADVVDKMYNS; encoded by the coding sequence ATGAATATTGCAGAGTTCCTAAATACAAATACAGCTAAATTTCCGAGTAAACCCGCTATAGGTTTTAAGAAGAAAGAAAAATGGACCGAAATTTCCTGGTCTGATTTTCGAAGATCGGTTTTCAAGACCGCAAATGCATTGCGTGATGCTGGGATCAATGAGCATGATAAAGTAGCGATTTATTCTGATAATTCTGCAGAATGGATCGTAATGGATTTAGCTATTTTGTCTTTAGGCGCAGTTACTGTTCCTATTTATTCTACCAATAATGAAGAACAAGCCGAGTATATTCTGAATGAATCTGAATGTAAAATCATCTTGGTTGGAAACCAAGAGCAATATGATGCAGCTTTTGAGATTCTAAACAGAAATCAAATTTTACAAAAGGTTCTCGTTGCAAAAAAATCAATTTGGATCAAGAAAGAGAATAGTGCCTACCTGGAAGATTTTATAAAAAAATCAAACGAAGATTTACAAATCGTTGAGAAAAGGGACAGCGATCTGGCTACAATTATCTATACTTCTGGAACAACGGGAGTTCCAAAAGGAGTGATGTTAAGTCATGGAAATTTCCATAAATCCGTAGAAGCTCACTTTAATTTCTTCAAATTTAAGAACTTTGAACAGGAAACTTCGATGGCTTTCTTACCACTAACTCATATTTTCGAGCGAAGTTGGACTTTACTGGCTTTATATGGTGGAGCAAAAGTGTATTTTCTTGAGAATACAAAATTGATCGCCAGTGCTTTAGCAGAAGTGAAACCTACGGTTATGTGCGCAGTGCCTAGATTTTATCAGAAAATTTATGCTGGTGTTCATGAGATGGCAAATAACAGTTCAGCTTCTAAAAAGAAAATCTTTAATTGGGCTATTAAAACGGGAACCGAAGTTGCGGAATTACGAAGATTAAATAAAAATATTCCTTCGTCCTTAAATTTAAAAAATAAAATTGCCAACCTTATGGTCTTTAACAAGATCAAGAAAAAAATGGGTGGTAAACTTTGGTTTATGCCTTGTGGTGGAGCTTCTGTTTCTGCAGAAGTTACTCAGTTTTTTGAAGCATTGGGTATTCATATCACTGTAGGTTATGGATTGACAGAAACTACTGCGACCTTAACTGCTTTTCCTTTTCATCATTTCGTACATGGTTCAGCTGGAATTCCGTTTGGTGACACTGAAATAAAGATTGGTGAGAACGATGAAATTTTAGCCAAAGGAAGTGGTATTATGAAAGGTTATTATAAGAAACCTTCTGAAACTGCTGAAGTATTCACTGCTGATGGTTGGTTTAGGACGGGAGATGCCGGAAAATTCGACGAAGCTGGAAACTTAGTAATTACCGATCGGATTAAGGATTTGATGAAAACTTCCAATGGGAAATATATCACACCACAACCCATTGAAAATCTGCTTTCTAATAATAATTTTATCAATCAAGTGATGATTATTGCAGAAGGGAAACCTTATGTCACCGCTTTAATAATTCCTAATTTTGAAGCTTTGCAGGAACAACTTGAGAAAAAAAATATTCCGTTTACATCATGGGAAGAAATAGTGGAAACAGATAGTGTTAAAGAATTTTATAGGGAAAAAATAGATGAGATCCAAAAAGGTCTTTCTGGTTTCGAAAAAGTGAAAAAGTTTACCATAATGCCTGCTGAATTTGAAATTAACAGTGGTGAGATCACTCCGACTTTGAAAGTGAAGAGAAACGTAGTATTAAAGAAATACGCGGATGTTGTAGATAAAATGTATAATTCTTAG
- a CDS encoding alpha/beta fold hydrolase, producing MEILHSKIYGEDQSGIPLLVFHGLFGMLDNWGSFGKEMGAFFPLHLIDLRNHGKSFHSSEMSHDNLADDILNYMNAHKLHKVNLLGHSLGGKAVMQFAMNYPDKLEKLIVVDISPKAYPPHHQGIIKALESVDFQNITTRQEVEEVLQQYIPEKSVIQFLAKNLYWNDDKKLSWRFNLSTLSAKYSEFVSNAIKFGVFAGKTLFVSGAKSNYILPQDEYLIKQQFPNASIVTIKNAGHWVQAENPSDFNEVVKDFLVK from the coding sequence ATGGAGATCCTACACTCAAAAATATATGGAGAAGATCAATCCGGAATCCCACTTTTGGTTTTTCACGGCCTTTTTGGAATGCTTGATAATTGGGGCAGTTTCGGAAAAGAAATGGGAGCGTTTTTTCCGTTACATTTAATTGATTTAAGAAATCATGGGAAAAGCTTTCATTCTTCAGAAATGTCGCATGATAACCTGGCTGATGATATTTTAAACTACATGAATGCACATAAACTCCATAAAGTGAATTTGTTAGGACATTCCCTAGGCGGAAAAGCTGTAATGCAGTTTGCGATGAATTATCCGGATAAATTAGAGAAACTCATCGTAGTAGACATCTCACCAAAAGCATATCCTCCTCACCATCAAGGGATTATTAAAGCTTTGGAAAGTGTTGATTTTCAAAATATCACTACAAGACAGGAAGTGGAGGAAGTATTACAACAGTACATTCCTGAAAAATCAGTTATTCAGTTTTTAGCAAAAAACCTATATTGGAACGATGATAAAAAACTGAGTTGGAGGTTCAATCTTTCTACGCTTTCCGCGAAGTATTCAGAATTTGTTTCTAACGCAATAAAATTTGGAGTGTTTGCCGGAAAAACTTTATTTGTTTCAGGAGCGAAATCGAACTACATTTTACCACAGGATGAATATCTGATCAAACAGCAATTTCCTAATGCTTCAATTGTGACCATTAAGAATGCTGGACATTGGGTACAGGCAGAAAATCCTAGCGACTTTAATGAAGTAGTGAAAGATTTTTTAGTGAAATAA
- a CDS encoding pyridoxine 5'-phosphate synthase, which produces MTKLSVNINKIATIRNARGGELPSVTEATIKLQAFGAQGITIHPRPDQRHITRKDVYDLKPLVHTEFNIEGNPHRPFIDMVLEIKPEQVTLVPDSDDAITSNAGWDCEKHLGFLKNVISEFKNAGIRTSIFLDPDPGMVKFAKETGADRIELYTEAYATNYSKNKEEAIKPYVETALEAEKYGLGINAGHDLSLDNLKYFADHIPNLVEVSIGHALISEALYMGLENTVQAYLKRLAKW; this is translated from the coding sequence ATGACAAAACTTAGCGTAAATATTAATAAAATAGCCACGATCAGAAATGCTCGTGGAGGTGAGCTACCTAGCGTAACGGAAGCTACAATTAAGTTACAGGCATTTGGTGCACAAGGAATAACCATTCACCCAAGGCCAGATCAAAGACATATCACTCGAAAAGATGTTTATGATTTAAAACCTTTAGTTCATACTGAATTTAATATTGAAGGAAATCCCCATCGTCCTTTCATCGATATGGTTTTGGAAATTAAACCAGAGCAGGTAACCTTGGTTCCAGATAGTGATGATGCCATTACATCTAATGCAGGCTGGGATTGTGAGAAGCATTTAGGATTTTTAAAAAATGTGATTTCTGAATTTAAAAATGCAGGTATTAGAACTTCTATTTTTCTTGATCCTGATCCCGGTATGGTGAAATTTGCCAAAGAAACTGGTGCAGATAGGATAGAACTTTATACGGAAGCTTATGCTACTAATTACTCAAAAAATAAAGAAGAAGCGATCAAGCCTTATGTCGAAACTGCATTGGAAGCAGAGAAATATGGCTTGGGAATTAATGCAGGACATGATTTAAGTTTAGATAATTTAAAATATTTTGCAGATCATATTCCTAATTTAGTAGAGGTTTCCATTGGTCATGCGTTAATATCGGAAGCACTTTATATGGGACTGGAAAATACAGTGCAGGCTTATCTTAAAAGATTAGCAAAGTGGTAA
- a CDS encoding DUF456 domain-containing protein — MDIALIQLVSIILLIVGILGTFLPVLPGLLLSLAGLLIYKFGTDAPISMVYIWIFVVLTILSAILNYVIPARTNRKYGGTRWGSIGSIVGTLAGMFFIPLPFGFLIGMFLGVFIGELLHDATDKKKAWNSTKGAMIGFLYGTGFNFIVGVAMFLVVIIDIIKH; from the coding sequence ATGGACATCGCTTTAATTCAGCTTGTAAGTATTATTTTATTAATTGTGGGAATCCTTGGTACTTTTTTACCCGTTCTACCTGGGCTTTTATTGAGTTTAGCAGGCCTGTTAATCTATAAATTCGGTACTGACGCTCCCATTTCAATGGTTTACATCTGGATATTTGTAGTTTTAACCATTTTATCTGCTATTTTAAATTACGTAATCCCAGCAAGAACAAATCGCAAATACGGAGGCACCCGTTGGGGCAGTATTGGATCTATTGTAGGAACTTTGGCGGGAATGTTTTTTATTCCACTTCCTTTTGGATTTTTGATCGGAATGTTTTTAGGCGTTTTCATCGGCGAGCTTTTACATGATGCGACCGATAAGAAAAAAGCCTGGAATTCAACCAAAGGAGCCATGATTGGTTTTCTATATGGCACTGGATTTAATTTCATTGTAGGAGTGGCAATGTTTTTGGTAGTGATAATTGATATTATAAAACACTAA
- a CDS encoding uracil-DNA glycosylase — protein sequence MTWTEILEPIKNTDYFLNLWQKVELEYSTEKCFPPKDQIFRALELTDFDNVNVVFIGQDPYHNDGQANGLCFSVSENVTAPPSLKNIFKELYDDLGIHRTKKELDDWANQGILLLNATLTVRAHLPNSHKDLGWSKFTDFIIREISEKRENVIFVLWGAFAQKKEELIDSSKHFIVKSAHPSPFSVYRGFYGSKPFSQINDYLKKNNQKPISW from the coding sequence ATGACTTGGACTGAAATTCTGGAACCCATAAAAAATACCGACTATTTTCTGAATCTTTGGCAAAAAGTGGAATTGGAATATTCGACTGAAAAATGTTTTCCACCTAAAGATCAAATATTTAGAGCTTTGGAATTAACTGATTTTGACAATGTTAATGTAGTTTTTATTGGTCAGGATCCTTATCACAATGATGGCCAGGCGAACGGCTTATGCTTTTCGGTCTCTGAAAATGTCACGGCGCCACCTTCGCTTAAAAATATTTTTAAGGAACTTTACGATGATCTGGGAATACACAGAACTAAAAAAGAGCTTGATGATTGGGCAAATCAGGGAATTTTACTTTTAAATGCCACCTTAACGGTTCGCGCACATTTGCCTAATTCTCATAAAGATCTGGGTTGGAGTAAATTCACCGATTTTATTATTCGAGAGATCTCAGAGAAGAGAGAAAATGTAATCTTTGTATTGTGGGGCGCTTTCGCACAAAAAAAAGAGGAACTGATTGATTCCTCTAAACATTTTATCGTAAAATCTGCACATCCATCACCATTTTCTGTATATCGTGGTTTCTATGGCAGTAAACCTTTCTCTCAAATTAATGATTATTTAAAAAAGAATAATCAAAAACCTATTTCATGGTAG
- a CDS encoding GNAT family N-acetyltransferase — MITEHDAAEIFKIRSDQEINRFLHRIPPKDSFDGLEFILNIKKKSANNEIVFLGITYQNDPQLLGTICLWKFSNTRDRAELGYELLPANHGNGIMSEAANFFLNYGFNELNLKTIDAFSNKDNFNSIKLLQKLKFILNENRHDEKFPENLIFELNNHDISTLT; from the coding sequence ATGATTACGGAACATGATGCAGCTGAAATTTTCAAGATAAGAAGTGATCAGGAGATTAATCGGTTTCTTCACCGAATTCCTCCGAAAGATTCTTTTGATGGCCTCGAATTTATATTAAATATTAAGAAGAAATCAGCGAATAATGAAATAGTGTTTCTTGGAATTACTTATCAAAATGATCCTCAGTTATTGGGAACGATATGTTTGTGGAAATTTTCCAATACCAGAGACCGCGCCGAGTTAGGGTATGAATTACTGCCTGCTAACCACGGAAATGGAATTATGTCCGAAGCTGCAAATTTTTTTTTAAATTATGGATTCAATGAATTAAATTTAAAAACGATCGATGCATTTTCCAATAAAGATAATTTTAATTCCATTAAATTACTTCAGAAGCTAAAATTTATTTTGAATGAAAATCGGCATGATGAGAAATTTCCAGAAAATCTTATTTTTGAACTCAATAATCATGATATTTCAACATTAACTTAA